TGTTGGCGAATTCTTGCGAACCCCACTGCACTTTGGGTTAGAGTTCTTAAAAGTCTTTATTATCCCCCACCGTGGTTTCTTGGAGGCTGGAAAAAGTGGCAGGGCTTCTTGGGCTTGGAATAGCCTTTTGGTAGGGTGTGAGATTCTTATCAAAGGAGCAAGATGGCAAGTCATGAATGGCAATGCCATTAATATATGGTCTGATACTTGGCTACCTCAACATGACCCTGGGTATCTTAGGGCCTCTTGTCCTGTGCCCCTACATGCTCCAACTGTTGTTGCTGAGCTGATGGATAAAGATCATCATACTTGGGACCTTTCTCAAATCAGAGCGTTTATTTCTTCGCTGGATGACCAAGCAATCATGGCAATTCCTATCAGCAATTCGGCTCTCCCTATGAATGGGAGATACTCAGTTAAATCTGGATATTACTACCTCATGAAGCATAAAAAGAATCAGGTTGTGATGAAGGCAAGCTCTTCTCATGTGATTGATTCTAATGTCTGGTTTCGTATTTGGAATTGCAAAAGACTccctaaaatcaaaattttcctATGGCGTTCTGTCGATGGTTTCCTTCCCACTTTTGAGATCTTTTTCAAACGCAAGCTTTGCCAATCTCCCATTTGCCCTTTTTGCAAGGATCAACCTGAATCCATTGAGCATACACTCTTCCTTTGCCCTTGGGCTGCCAAAGTGTGGTTTGCTAGTTGTATTGCTTACAGACCTCTGCCTCAAGCTTTCACTTCGTTGGATAGCTGGAATCTTGATCTTTGGTTGTGTGAGACTTTTAATTTGGAGGAGAAAGGATGGATTATTACTCACTTTGCCTTTACTAGCTGGGTTATTTAGAAAACTCGTTGTACAATGGCATTGCACATTGTTTCCAGTCATTATCAGTTGTGCAAGAGTGGATTGGAGTTGGCACATGTACGAGGTTTCACTAACTGGACTCTTTACCCTATTCTCTATGACATTAGAATGCTAAAAGCTTCGTTCTCTTTTCTCCGGTGGGCATGGACTCCTGAGACGCGAACCATGCAGCTGACTGGGTGGCTTTGCAAGCATGAAGGGGGTTTAGGGGGTTGTGTGCTGAGGCTTGGATCATTCGATCTCCAACTTCCCTGGTCTACGTACTTTCACGGGATGGATTACCTTGCCCACCCAACTAGACACTTTTCCAACCTTTCtctttcagttttttcttccgtttgttttgtttactgTTTAGTGTTTACCTTGCCCAcccaatttgaaaaaaaactaTGTCGGCATTCGTATTAGAATTTACAACAAATATCCATGAAACAAAGTAGTTAATGCCCAATCATATGAACATGTGAAATTGCTCTATGCGATATTAGTTATTATTCACATTCAACACTTGGCAGTTTATGGATGCAATATTactagaagaaaaaatttcgCGTGTCGGAAACATGTTGTCAAGTGATTTAAAGGATAGAGAGAATAAGAGAGAACTTGGGAAATTCATGGTGTATCGCTTCCTTCTTACTAAACTCCTTTATATAGGATTATGATATTTTACATGATTTATAacacttaaatttttttaattttttattcattttttatcttgtccttgtcttttgtttttttttggtcgaagtGGAGAATTTTTATTAGGCAATGTAAtcttatttcctttttatcttttacttGTTGTTTTCATGCCCTTATCCCTGCTTTATCAGGCCCAAAAGATCCTAGCAAATGAACCCATAGCCATGCCCAAAAGAACTTCAACCCGGCCCAAAATACTGTGACCCACTTTTGCCAGCTCCGCAAGCATGAAAGGCCTCTTTGCCTTTCTGGCAAAATTTCTGTTTCTTTCCATCTCCTGATCAAAATTAAACACATCTTCCGAAGCTGCTCGGAGAACTTCGATGGTGTATATAGCGCTGCCTTTCGCGGTCGATCTTCGAAATCCCAATCGGAATGAATTCCAATAGTGTGCTCTAATCCGAACGATTCGGAAAACAAATCATGTGGTTTTCGTTTTGGAAGCCCAGGGATCGGTTCTCCTTAGACGAGCTCAGGTTTGTGTACCCCATATTGAATTCAAGCTCAATTTAGCtccaattttgtatttttcgtTGGTTTTCTTATAATTAAGTTGGTGTTAATGCTTAACTAGGGTAATTACAGGCTACTGCGTGGTCACTTTGATGAATTTGATTATATTGTGACtgaaatttttacattttagATTATAATTTGGACTTGCAGAGTTAATTTGTATGTAGAAGTCTAAGTATGGTACAAAGatgattctttttgtttttatgtttattgtTCTGTTTGATTTCTGAGAAAGTGGTGGGAAAGATAGGGAAATAGAAATTAGCTAGTTTAGCATTCCTAGAAGTAAAATTAGTGTGAAGGGTAAAGAACTTAAGTGGATACAAGTTCTGTATGCTAAAATAAGTAAAGAACTTTCTGTTGCCGGTGACAACATTGTTTGTTCTGTAGCTTTTAATAGAGGATGCTATTGTCTGAGGGAAATTTAGATGCCAAATATTCGAACTGAGAAGTAGGAAGCCAGCTTGACATAAGTAAAAAGAGTTTTAGAGACTGTACCTTTGGACTGTGAGTGATAGAGGATGCAGAAAGGGGTTTCAATCAAGGTTGTGGAATCATGTTGTGTACATGAAGGGCCAACAGGGGTTTGAATCCCCATGGCACcttggtagtgtgtgtgtgtgtgtgtgtgtgtgtgaaaccCCCCTCCTCCTTGTactttagactatcgcttgtatttttttttttaaaaaaaaaatgttgtgtACGTGAAGGGGAAGCTGGACCGGCTTGAATGTtctgtggaaaaaaatttgaattttggagAACACGCAATTTTAACCACTTGGGTCTCTGCTGTTGTTGTAAAGATAATAAGGTGGTAAGCTAGTTGAAATGCAAGTCATACATGTTATAAGTTTTAAAGAGCCACAAAGAAGCCTGCTGCTTGCTCTAGGACTAGCATGGTGAAGGTTTATCTTGATTGGGAGGAGTTCATGACGATTTACAAAAGGCGTACAATTAACTGGCTAGAGCTTGAAATCAATAAGGGTGGAAAAGGATTTCATCTtttgtcaaataaaaaactagaGAGGAAAGGAACAAGGGTTTAATTTGCTCCTTTAGAAGATTAGTTCTTATTACCTGTTGGATGATTTGTCGTCACTGGCAAAGCAACTTGAGGACCAGGAGGTGCTCAGGCCAACCTCACAATGTGGTCTGTTTTCAAACCCTTAACTTTTTAGGTCTCTTTAATAATCATTccttcaaaaataaaataaaaccgaAATTGTTTAGCTATGATCATAATTTCAGTGTTTATCGGACAAATGACATCCTTTAAATGAGATCATTTTTATTAGCATTCACTCAAATGGGGTCCTTAAATGAGCCATTTTTCTGAGCCACATGGATGAATAATGAATGGGTATCTCAATGGTCCATGTGTGATCCCATGGCTGAGAAACAAGACTAATTGTATATATACAACACAATAGTGGTGGAGTTAGATAAGACAAGGTACAGACATGCTGGATCTTGAAAAAATTAGAATACTCTGTGGTAGGAATATACCCATAGAAAAGGATATGCTATATAACTATTAAACCTTAGCTGTATTATCAAAAACTTCTCTTCGTAATTATAAGAATCCCTTTGTATCTATCTGGTTACAATACTTGTGCTTTTCTAATACATTGATGGTACCTAACATCCGATTCTGAAGATGCCTTTTTTTGGTCtcttataaaaaacaaagaacctTTTTTTAGTCACAGTTTTTCCAATCCTGAAGTTCTATTGGTGcataatttctttctttgtcattCAGGAGCATTGGTTCATTAGAGGACGGGTGGTGTTTTGGACCTTGATTTAAACACATGTTATGTGATGTTTTGGCATTAAATATTTGTCATAGATATGTTTGTTAATCAACATTTGTCTTACTGGAGTAGGTATTTAACTGACCAGCTGGTAAAAGTTCAGATTGTGAATGAAGTGAACAAGGTAATTGGAGtcaatcttcttcctctttcagCTGAATTCTGttattgaaattgttttctcaATGTACCAACATTTAGTCTGTTATAAAGGATTTCGTTATTGAAGCGCTGAGATCAATTGCGGAGTTGATAACATATGGGGACCAGCATGACTCGACCTTTTTCGAGTAGGACTTCTCAATACTTAGTGTTGTTTGATGTATGTTTTACTGGTACTTTTTTCACATTGTCCTCTGAATTTTCCAGATTTTTCATGGAGAAGCAAGTCATGGGAGAGTTTGTACGAATATTGAAGGTTAGCAGAACTGTGAGTGTTTCACTTCAGTTGCTGCAAACAATCAGCATTATGATCCAGAACCTAAAAAATGAACATGCCATATGTAAGTTGTTTCTGAAGAAAGATACTAATAAATTTGCAGTTGCACTAGCTACTCCAGTTGGTTATAACCATGTTGATGGATTTGGTGGTGTgaccaattaatttttttttgcagacTACATGTTCAGTAATGAACATATGAACTACTTGATAACTTATTCGTTTGATTTCCAAAATGAAGAACTACTGTCATACTACATATCCTTCttaaggtttgtttttggtttctttgttGTCCTTATGATAATTGATGATCACCCTATATACAAGTTCTCTGCAACTAGTACTTTTTCTGACATGTTTGGTGCTATGTTTGTGTGGTATGGGCTGTGAAGAGCAATAAGTGGAAAGCTAGACAGGAATACAATTTCTTTGCTTGTAAAGACTCACAATGtaagtaatatttttttttcttctcttttattgTGTTTATGGCACTTACAATTATCTTTCAAATGGAAGTCACTTTAAACTTTTTATGTATGTGGTTTCGTAGCTAGTGATTACGTGAATGCAGTTGCATGGAATATCTAAGGAAGATTGCTAGATCCTTTTCCAATTTCTGTATCACTAGGCGCCAAGATTGACATTTTAACTCCTTGAAAATAGCCTCCAGTTTTACAAAATACGTTCAGGCAGACACAGTATGAGGAATTGAGGATTATGATTTACTTGTCCTGCCTTAAATTTTGCACATTGCTTGCCTATCACCTATAACTTCTAAATTTTGTATGTAAAGGCTTCATTGATTAGTTAATCTCTTTAATTGCTAATTTTCCTGcatatctctctttttctttctgcatCTAGGATGAAGTGGTTTCATTTCCCCTCTATGTTGAGGCAATACATTTTGCCTTCCATGAGGAGAGCATGGTCCGCACTGCCATACGGGCTTTGACGCTTAATGTTTATCATGGTGAGTTTCGTCTCTGCTTAATAAACTTAAGACACACACAACTAAAAAGTGTTACCCTGTTCACTGCAACTTATTTGATACATAAAAGTTTGTTCTGATTTTCAGTTGGAGATGAGTCTGTCAATAGATATGTCACCAGTGCCCCTCATGCAGATTATTTTTCAAACCTAGTTACATTTTTCCGAAAGCAGTGCATCAATCTAAATGCATTGGTTTCTGACACTATGAAGTAAGAGTGATAGCATCATTCTAATTTTACCATAGCAGGCTCCATTCATTTTCCTAAAAagtttcatttgaattttgagacAGAAATCTGGGTGCTGAATCTGCAGAGACAACCACATTAATTTCTGCCGCTGTTGATGAGATTGAGGACAGTCTCTACTATTTTAGTGATGTTATTTCTGCAGGAATTCCTGATGTTGGGAGGTTAATTACAGATAACATCTTGCAGCTTTTGATATTTCCATtgcttcttccttctcttacAAGAAAAGCTGTCGAAGTATGGAAACATACcctttttgcttcttttataATTACAAGAATGCAACGTGCTCTTATTTAACCTTTGCTAGCTTTGTAAATCCAGGGGGTACAAATTGGCGCTGCCATTTCTTTGTATTTAGTTTGTTGCATCCTGCGCATAGTGAAAATCAAGGATTTGGCAAATACCATTGCTGCTGCTCTTTTCTGTCCATTAGATGCTGTCGTACCAAAGTTCGGATCTAAGCCCAATGGCTATACGTCTTTGTGTGCTTTTGAACATGAAAGTCAACCGCCAGACAGTAATAATCTAACCAAGGCAGATGCTGGAATACTAAGAGTTGATGTGACAAACTTGTCAAGCTCTCCCAAAATCCACTCAGCGGATGTCCCAAGAGAAAATGACTGTTGTGATTTTCATTTGTCTTTGAGGTAACATGATGAGATTGACTacaactacaaaaaaaaaattatttttatttttcctactCCAATAAGAGTAAGTCTCTACTGATAGACTGTTCTGCTCTGCTCAGTGACAtcgtttttattattttgattttattagCCTgccaaaatcaaattcataatgtGTTTCTCTAGTTTGGCACTCTGGTAAACATAATAAGGATAAAGAGGAAGATAATTTGTGTTCACTTACGTGCTTGTCTGATCTTGAAATTTTGCCTTATGATATACTATGCCACACTGGAGTTCATTTATTGGAAGTAACTTGTTTTCTCTTGATTGTTAAACTGTacgttcttttttcttttgaagatttttttttggttgtcttATAAATTGCAAATTAGACGTatgaaatcaagttttcttgaCATGGGAAAtcgaaaggaaagaaaattaaaattgggaTACATGTCTTATTTATGAGTGGAGCAGAGATTTTTGGAAGTTTGAAAACATGTTTGTGCTGATTTATGCTTCCTGAAGTGATATTGCTGTTCATTTTGAAGTTGAAACTGTGCTTTTgattacaaattttattaaatttctttCACTTGATAAGAACACTCGATCCTTATAGTTAGAACAGGGCTAAGTTGTTGTTAAGAATTGTCCCGTGGAAATCATGCATTATCCTCTTTAGATTATTTCAGGAGGATGAATCCATGCACATAAAATTCTGTGAAACAATCTCAGTAACTTAATTCAACTGACTCGGCCTAATCCCAAGTCTTTCCAACTATCTTCTTGTTATTTATCTTTATGTTGATCATCTGTGTAGGGAGGCTTTGATTTCTTATATTACTAGTGGGGACGATGTACAAGTGGCGGGTTCGTTGAGTGTACTAGCTACTTTGTTGCAGACAAAAGGTTATATTGCTGAAATGCAGATCTCACTGCACCTGCTTCTTATCACTGTTTCCTTACCAAATTCCACTTCTGTCAAATTAACACAACTGTTTCTTATGCACTTTTGTAGAATTGGATGAATCAATGCTAGATTCTCTTGGAATTCTTCCTCAACGCAAACAGCATAAGAAACTCCTGCTGGTATGCCATTCCTCCTAAGTATCTTTGTGATATTTTTCTGCTTGAGAAATGAGTTATGTAATCAAAGTCTCAGAAAACAAGAGAATTATTAGAATAGAATGGTTGATATCTTTGTCATTCAAGGACTTAGATGACATGTGGACGGCAAAGGGTCTGGTTTAGCATCCTTTGGGTCGGTTTGATAAtatagttttcaaaattttgaaaaccaaaactaaaccaagttttgaaattttaaaaatcaaatgaaccctaataaattttgaaaacagaACCAAACTGGTAACTTTAGTTTGGAATGGTTGGCTTTAGCAGTTTATTTGGTTCTTGGGTATACCCCAATTACACAAGACTTCCTTGAGTTAATGGCGATGTCTGTGCATTCATATGTCCAGtgccttttattttctccatGGGTACTGTTCGATCTAAGCTTCCCCTGTTCCCCTTCTTTTAAGCAATAATTGTATTTTTCGTCATAGATGCTTTCTCAATATGACCTAATTTTGACAATTTAGTGAACAGCGAGATATAGCAATCTTATTGTTTGAATTCCTTGGTTAGAAATGGGTCAGAGCTATatggacaaaaaataaaactaaagtACTGTCATTTACATAGGCCAATGTTAGGTTCcatttttcgtttttgtttttaaaaccGCTGAGATATGTGTACAGTGAGCAGATTTAGAAAAATGCGGAAGATAAAATTTAGACTAGATTCCCCAACATCCCTGGGACATTttcgttgtttttgaaaatGTTTTCAGAATGCGAGATTAGAAGGTGAAAACACGGAGAGTCGGAATTCCGTTTGGCTCTCTTTTCCTATGCCTTTTTCACTCTCTTCGCATCACTCTTCTTTGGTGAAATAGAGATTGTTCAAGGATTccaatttcctatttttatttgatggATTTATATATGTGGATTCCCAATCTCTGTCTCACATTCATTTGCGCCGTTTTGGTCTATTCAGAAATTCTCTCTGTTCAACCTCCATAGAGAcaaaacaatgaaatcaaagacCAGAAGGGTGACCTTCAGAAAACCCATCTTATCTAATTTTGCGGTGGATGGAGAATATCATCCTGAATTTTGATAATGAGGCACAAAAAAAGAACGAGAGAGGCTTTTTAgtcaatgaaaatgaagagaCAGGATTAGATAGAGACAATGAAGAGAGGGGTAGACCTTGaaagtgaagagagagagggagggttAGACCTTGAAAGTGAAGAGAGAAGATAATGagacttttgtttttattatttactggaaaataaataaatttggttcGGATTATAGttttgaagaaggaaaatatggGGATACAATTCTttttatgaatgaaaaaaTGAATAGAGTTTTGGAATAATTTTAgatgaattttgtgtgtgcgCGTATTTATCATTTTAAAATACTGGTATTAATGGAGAGGGGTCGCTTTTTTCTTCACAATTTCTGTTATTTTCACATCTTTGTACCAGATTtcactgtttttgttttctgaaattGTCTTGGATGAAGTTAGCAGACGCATTTTCAAATcttgaaaatacaaattttttttttcgttttcatTTTTGCAGAAATGGTTTTAGAAAATGTTACGGACCCTTAATTTCCTCTTTTCCACTTATGACTCGTCATTTATCCCCTTATTGAGTCACAAGAGTTATagttataaataaagaaaatgatagCTCAAAGGATGTCCAAGTAATTTGCATACTGAGGGAGTATTTAAAGTTAACCAGAGAATTGGGGTAGCTACATGTATAGTTTTTCTACTTGATATGAGCCTGAAATTTTTTCCACCATTTTTTGGTCTTATAACTCATGCCTAGAGCAATGCTTTGCCACAATTTGTAGTTATTCTTCTGCTATCTTTAtccatgttttgtttttgggttttgatggTTTTATTTAGATCTGCACTGTCGACTACTTTATATGATTGAAAATGTTGTTGCATTTAGTTTgaaatttaattgaatttcttgttttcttgttgCATTCTTGCAGCAAGCTTTGGTTGGTGAAGGCTCAGGTGAAGAGCAACTATTTTCTTCAGAAAGTGGCTCATCGAGAGATGGTGTCGAATTTGGTAGTGAACTTGATACCTGTCTACAAAAGCTTAAggtagtaattttttttacagtaAACATGTGACCATCCTTCTTCCTAGCTTGCAAAAGAGTATTCCAGAGAGAGCTACGTTTACTGAACCATTCATTGCACTCATTGAATCTCTTCTTTAGAAAAGACACAAAGCGTTTCCCCTTTTTTATGTGGGAACGAATGGCAAAGTTTAGTCGTTTTATTTTACCATAGTAACTTTGTCAGTTTAAAAATGGTAAGTCAACTTTTTACACAGATCCATGGGTGTAGAAGTTAGTTGTTGACTCTTCTAAAACCCATCCATATTGCATTCCCTTGGAGTGAAAGTGCTATCGTGTTCGTAAACCATTTAACTGAACGCTACATTCTGTGTGTGCACACATATTCTTTAAATACGATGTTTATATTGTTGTCTATTCCTCTTACCTCTATTATGCACCAAAATGTAACCACCCGAGGGGTTCCAAGTTTTCCCTGAATATCATCAATTCCAGGCCCAAGTGTGTGCTCATCCACCTTCTTTCCAGAGGCTAACATTTCCTTGAGTGACTGTAACTACGTGTCTTCCTGTAATAGGGATTTGTCAATGACTGTAACTATGTGTCTTTCCAGAGGCTAACATTTCCTTGAGTGCCAATTATTTTACGGAACTGGTTCCAAGCTTTCAAGTTGTGTCAATAAATCAACAGTTTGGGTTAATCATTATTATGGTTATTTATCTATTTCATAGctaataaaaatttaaggTTTCGAGTTCTAGAATGTTCCATTTTCTTTAAGTTTTTAGCTTGTTTTCATTGTTAGTTGTTGCCTGTCATTATAAATTCTTCATTGGTTGGTTAACCTTTTCTAACTTACAGGAGCAGTATGGAGTTGTGTGTTCTTTTCTGGAAGTGAGAGCTAGCCCTCGCGTACACAGATTCCAGGTAATTCTAGGAATGGGATGGTTGTTGGGGTTGGGGAAGTTCTCAGGGGCTAAGATgagttatgtttttttttgtttttttgtttttgtttttaacagtTATTTTATCTTGTAAAATAATTTGCCCTAAAAAAGTGACCACATGCTGTGCACATGACACTTGTTGACGGCAAATTAGATGGACTTTGTGAAAGTTGACGGCAAGTCCTGAATATATAGCAAGTCATTAATTTACtggaaaaaaattgtctcGGGTGTATATTCAGAATTTAGTGATAGTTTAAGGGGGAAAATGACAGTTTACTCTTTATACAATTAGTAAGCACATCtgtgttctctctctctctctctctctctctctctctctctctctctctctctctctctctctctcttccataCACGCAgacccttttttctttccccttGTATCATTCAACTGAAATGGAACAGTGTTGTCTGTTTAAAATTTGCGACGCTAATATATTTCTTGGTATGTTGCCTAGGTGCTTGACGCATTGGTTAGTCTTTTTTGCCGTTCAAATATATCTGCAGAGACATTATGGGATGGTGGTTGGCTTTTGCGCCAGTTACTTCCTTATAGCCAGGCAGAATTTAACAGCCATCATCTCAAGTTGCTGAATGTAAGCTCATTTCTTACGACAGACAGAATAGTAGAAGAATAGCATATTATCTGTGTTCGTTATATAGGTTTATAAAGAACCCCATATTATATGTATGGTACTTCTGTTGGTACATGACTAAAGTTCATGTTTTAGTGGATAAGAATTTAGGTACTAGCTAGGACATGGCAGTCTTAACAGTTTCATGTACTTTGTTTGAATTGGGTTAATGGAACCATCTATTGATGCCCTCTTTTTGGTATGATCTCTGTGTTTTCTTATCgtctttctttcatttatgtttatattgtttataattttgttgtgTACTGTTTGGCgaggtttttaaaatttatgctCGTAAGACTTATTTCCTTTCTTAAGGGAGTGGACAATATTCttaaaagtattaaaattattaatagaAATGTTTCTTTTAAGGCTATGCAGGCCAATGTTTCTTCTACTTTTTGATCTGGAAGGGATCTTGATCCTAGACATtgtttttacatttttatGTTCCGCCCATGGAGCATAGATGTGGACCTCCCCACATGAAAAGAACAACAATGCATAGGCTCAACAAGAAAAAACCTCTCTTTGAATTCTTATTGCATCTAAAGTAGAGTCCATATTTTCCAAACTTTCCAGATAAAATACTTAAACATATTGTGTacaaatattctttttcttatacAGGATTCGTATAAGAACTGTGCTAGTGCTCTTCTCAAAGAGACCAGAGGAATCTGGCCAGATCTACTTATTACAATTCTCTCTGATGAATGGAAAAGGTGCAAGAGaggtaataaaaaaaaaaaaattctatgaATTATGAGTTggttttttaaatgttttattgATGTTTTTCTGGAAACTTGTAGCAATAGAGGCCTCCTCCCCTCGGAAAGAGCCCAAGTGCATTCTGTTATCATCTCCGAAGTTCTCTTCTGAAGGTAGGATGGAGACCTGTTGTGGATATTTAATTAAAGGATTTTGAAACCTCCAATGTTTTTTTAAGGAGACATTGAATTAATGTCTCTGTTTTCCTAACAGATGGTATAACAAGTGATTCATCGTTTGTTGCTGGTGAAAGGATGTGTGAATTGGTCAAGGTTTGTGTTGGTACCCTATAAAAATTTTACGATGTTGTCAGATAGACGATTATACTGGAGCATCCATGAAGCTCAATATCTTAGTATTTTTGTCATTGGTCTGTGAATCTTGAATAAAGAAGTAAAAAGAGAACGTTATAGTTTATTCATCAAATACATAAGCACGTCAGATGCAATTGTCTTATGTAGCCCCTTGTGGTACCTGAAACATTGTTCTGGCGGCTAATCTTTATCATACTACAGGTATTTGTGCTTCAACATCAACTCCAAATTTTCTCTGTTGGTAGATCTTTGCCTGAGAAACCTCCTATTAACCCTCCAGCtgatatttttgaaaattccCGTGCACAAAGTGCTGGCGTAGATTCCTCAGGTCCAAAGCTTGGCACTGAGCTAAGGCTTGGTCAGTTCTCTATCCTGCACATATTTGTAACTATAAGAAAGTTTTATAGTACATATGACCTGTACatgttaatttaattttctgacAGCCATCATACACTTCAACttcatataaaatattttatttctttaaccCAACATGGAGTATTTCTTGATTAATTTCTGTTGCTGCCATATGCAGTTGATGCTGTGCCTTGTAGAATTGCGTTTGAGAGGGGTAAAGAACGTCATTTTTGCTTTCTAGCAATCTCTTTGGGTGCATCTGGGTGGGTTGTTTTAGCTGAAGAGTTACCCTTAAAGGAGCCTTATGGAGTTGTCCGTATGGTTGCACCTTTGGCTGGTACCGATGTATGTTTATAGCTGTAGTGCTTCGTTTTCCTATTTTGATTTCACATTTTTGTGTAGCATTTATAGCATCAATGCTTCCTTTGCGTTTGTTTATATTCAATCTTATGGTTTTCTTAAGCTTAGAATATGTTCAGTATGTATATTATTTCTGTGGTACTCTCTCTACAGTTCATATTGGTAAACAGTACCAGATGTTTTCTGTGGAAGGTTTGTAATAATGActtagtttatttattattttgaataatttcaGACTGCTATAGTTTCACATGTATCTAATCTTTTCTTGTCATTGCTTTCAGCCAAAAGTTGACGATAAGCATTCAAGATGGATGCACTTGCGGATCCGTCCATCCACTTTCCCCTTTGTGGAGCCTGCTAGATATGGTGCCTACGGGAAAGCGAAGACAAAAGCTTTGGTTGATGGCAGATGGACCCTAGCATTCAGGGATGAAGAATCTTGCAACTCTGCTTTGTCTATGA
The window above is part of the Prunus dulcis chromosome 1, ALMONDv2, whole genome shotgun sequence genome. Proteins encoded here:
- the LOC117638486 gene encoding protein TRANSPARENT TESTA 9 isoform X2; translated protein: MWFSFWKPRDRFSLDELRYLTDQLVKVQIVNEVNKDFVIEALRSIAELITYGDQHDSTFFEFFMEKQVMGEFVRILKVSRTVSVSLQLLQTISIMIQNLKNEHAIYYMFSNEHMNYLITYSFDFQNEELLSYYISFLRAISGKLDRNTISLLVKTHNDEVVSFPLYVEAIHFAFHEESMVRTAIRALTLNVYHVGDESVNRYVTSAPHADYFSNLVTFFRKQCINLNALVSDTMKNLGAESAETTTLISAAVDEIEDSLYYFSDVISAGIPDVGRLITDNILQLLIFPLLLPSLTRKAVEGVQIGAAISLYLVCCILRIVKIKDLANTIAAALFCPLDAVVPKFGSKPNGYTSLCAFEHESQPPDSNNLTKADAGILRVDVTNLSSSPKIHSADVPRENDCCDFHLSLREALISYITSGDDVQVAGSLSVLATLLQTKELDESMLDSLGILPQRKQHKKLLLQALVGEGSGEEQLFSSESGSSRDGVEFGSELDTCLQKLKEQYGVVCSFLEVRASPRVHRFQDSYKNCASALLKETRGIWPDLLITILSDEWKRCKRAIEASSPRKEPKCILLSSPKFSSEDGITSDSSFVAGERMCELVKVFVLQHQLQIFSVGRSLPEKPPINPPADIFENSRAQSAGVDSSGPKLGTELRLVDAVPCRIAFERGKERHFCFLAISLGASGWVVLAEELPLKEPYGVVRMVAPLAGTDPKVDDKHSRWMHLRIRPSTFPFVEPARYGAYGKAKTKALVDGRWTLAFRDEESCNSALSMILEEISLQSNEVERRLKPLLDLETIVESSNSSLGPPKATSSYSTFSNSL
- the LOC117638486 gene encoding protein TRANSPARENT TESTA 9 isoform X4 translates to MWFSFWKPRDRFSLDELRYLTDQLVKVQIVNEVNKDFVIEALRSIAELITYGDQHDSTFFEFFMEKQVMGEFVRILKVSRTVSVSLQLLQTISIMIQNLKNEHAIYYMFSNEHMNYLITYSFDFQNEELLSYYISFLRAISGKLDRNTISLLVKTHNDEVVSFPLYVEAIHFAFHEESMVRTAIRALTLNVYHVGDESVNRYVTSAPHADYFSNLVTFFRKQCINLNALVSDTMKNLGAESAETTTLISAAVDEIEDSLYYFSDVISAGIPDVGRLITDNILQLLIFPLLLPSLTRKAVEGVQIGAAISLYLVCCILRIVKIKDLANTIAAALFCPLDAVVPKFGSKPNGYTSLCAFEHESQPPDSNNLTKADAGILRVDVTNLSSSPKIHSADVPRENDCCDFHLSLREALISYITSGDDVQVAGSLSVLATLLQTKELDESMLDSLGILPQRKQHKKLLLQALVGEGSGEEQLFSSESGSSRDGVEFGSELDTCLQKLKEQYGVVCSFLEVRASPRVHRFQVLDALVSLFCRSNISAETLWDGGWLLRQLLPYSQAEFNSHHLKLLNDSYKNCASALLKETRGIWPDLLITILSDEWKRCKRAIEASSPRKEPKCILLSSPKFSSEDGITSDSSFVAGERMCELVKPKVDDKHSRWMHLRIRPSTFPFVEPARYGAYGKAKTKALVDGRWTLAFRDEESCNSALSMILEEISLQSNEVERRLKPLLDLETIVESSNSSLGPPKATSSYSTFSNSL
- the LOC117638486 gene encoding protein TRANSPARENT TESTA 9 isoform X1: MWFSFWKPRDRFSLDELRYLTDQLVKVQIVNEVNKDFVIEALRSIAELITYGDQHDSTFFEFFMEKQVMGEFVRILKVSRTVSVSLQLLQTISIMIQNLKNEHAIYYMFSNEHMNYLITYSFDFQNEELLSYYISFLRAISGKLDRNTISLLVKTHNDEVVSFPLYVEAIHFAFHEESMVRTAIRALTLNVYHVGDESVNRYVTSAPHADYFSNLVTFFRKQCINLNALVSDTMKNLGAESAETTTLISAAVDEIEDSLYYFSDVISAGIPDVGRLITDNILQLLIFPLLLPSLTRKAVEGVQIGAAISLYLVCCILRIVKIKDLANTIAAALFCPLDAVVPKFGSKPNGYTSLCAFEHESQPPDSNNLTKADAGILRVDVTNLSSSPKIHSADVPRENDCCDFHLSLREALISYITSGDDVQVAGSLSVLATLLQTKELDESMLDSLGILPQRKQHKKLLLQALVGEGSGEEQLFSSESGSSRDGVEFGSELDTCLQKLKEQYGVVCSFLEVRASPRVHRFQVLDALVSLFCRSNISAETLWDGGWLLRQLLPYSQAEFNSHHLKLLNDSYKNCASALLKETRGIWPDLLITILSDEWKRCKRAIEASSPRKEPKCILLSSPKFSSEDGITSDSSFVAGERMCELVKVFVLQHQLQIFSVGRSLPEKPPINPPADIFENSRAQSAGVDSSGPKLGTELRLVDAVPCRIAFERGKERHFCFLAISLGASGWVVLAEELPLKEPYGVVRMVAPLAGTDPKVDDKHSRWMHLRIRPSTFPFVEPARYGAYGKAKTKALVDGRWTLAFRDEESCNSALSMILEEISLQSNEVERRLKPLLDLETIVESSNSSLGPPKATSSYSTFSNSL